ATTATTTCTACTTaacctttgttttctgttttgtctcttgtgttttttgttttcatttctacagGTGCTGctaacaagaaaacaaaagagcagaTCCCATTACTCTACCAAAGGAGGATCTCGTTTTTCTTATTAGGCTTTTAATATTCAATAATGGAGGCTTAATCACCTACAAAAGGGGTGTCCAAGATGGGGGGAGGGGTTTGAGATTACGCGTCCCTtggtctgtgtgaatgtgagtgctTGAGACATTGATTTACTTTATCATTTAGTTtataatgtttttacatataatCACACCCATGTTTAGGTTGAGATGGTCAGTTTATGTTTTAGACTTGTTTCTGATAAATGTACAGGATAATAAAGCCTACATGGATCCTGGGTGATCCTGGGAAGACGCTTTTTAAGATAGTTCATCCTTTTTTGACTGCTCAGGATGTTTTGTTCGACTTACACCAAATGAGCctgtaattaaaacataaatgtaGTTTCACCAGTTAAATGTTTATTGGTGGTATTCTCCAAGCGGTGCAGGTAATGTAGGTCCAAGTTCCAGATCCTATGCAGGGAACAGGATGTTTGAGGGGCATAAATATGCTGTGTGATGAGTTTTCATGCTTCGGTCAAAAGGTTCTTAAGTTTCACACTTAACTTTCTTTTCCTGAGTTGCACCTCCCACatgatattttctgttttggtgTGACTGAGTGTGCGTGTGAAGGAAAGACCTTGGGTTTTCTCAAACCTCTCTCCCTTGAAAGGACATCACTTTTCCCTTATATCGCTATACTTCAATCTAAAAATGGAAACTCTTGTTCAACTCAAAAACAACCAGTTTTTGATGGGATTGTGTCGTAACGGACCTCCATCTGATCTACAGTATGATAACTCCTCAGGTACcaatcttttttattcttgaatTTCACCAGATacttatatttataatttattgttGTATTAATCTGCCAATCTTAAGAAAACATGctaataaaatgttgttttcctctgcagagctcTTTCGCATATCCACCTTTGCTCGTTTCCCGACCTCGGGAGTCACAGAGCGAAGCCTGGCCAGGGCAGGTTGGTTCTACACAGGGGTGGGCGACCGCGTGCAGTGTTTCAGGTGCAACGTGACGGCAGACGGATGGCAGGCCGGAGACTGTccgacagagagacacaggcagctctctccttcctgctccttcatCCAGAGCCTCCCGTCCACAGCCAACTTACTTTCCTCGTCTCACTCTGCCTTTTCCCCACTCCGCATTGCCCCAGCCATACCAGTAAGTTTACTGGTAGTTTCTTACAGAATAAGGGATTCCAATATTTCCTATATCTAGAAAAAAATCATAGCTGAAGAACTAAACCTTCTTGACAACAAAATTATTTGAAAACTGTAGTTGCCCAAACAAGTAGCATTTAGCTAGATGAGTATATTCTGACtgtaattttctttattctagCTTTCTGGTCCAGGTCCAGCCGCTCCTAACCCAACAGTAAACCAAGGTGAAGAACCAGGGGGATACCTAAATATGGGTTTCTCTGCTCCGCCGCCCTCCAGCCCACTGAGCTCTCGGGGTGTAGAGGACATGTCCCACCAGAGACCAACATGCCACAATCCAGGCATGCGCAGAGAGCAGGACCGCCTGGACTCCTTCAATTCATGGACGCTCTCCATCATCACCCCCACAGAACTTGCCAAGGCGGGCTTCTACTATTTAGGCCAGGGTGACAAAGTGGCGTGCTTCAGCTGCGGAGGAcaggtgcttgtgtgtgtcatCACTGTCATATTCAAATACGAACACTTAAGATTTGAAGTGACTTTAATGGGATTGATTAATTTCCTTACCTGCTTGTCTTCTATGTTGTGTTACTAAATTGTATTACAGGCATTACTAACATCAGAGTGGAACAGTGGATGTGACACAAGTCTTTGTTTTGTATTGGCAGTTGAGTAACTGGGAGCCAGGTGACAGAGCTGTGTCCGAACACCAGAGACATTATCCCAATTGTCGTTTTGTCCGAGGAGACAGAGCCGACGATGTGTCGCTggctggagcagcaggagctgcTTCTGGAGCAGTGACTTCCCAGCTGTCTGCAGGAGGCCCAACTCTCAGTAACGTCTCCAATCCAGCCATGCAGCAGAGCGAAGAGAGGCGGCTCACCTTCGTCAACTGGCCGTCTCGTATACCTGTCCGGCCGGACCAGCTGGCTAAAGCTGGCTTCTACTATGTTGGTAAGGACTATGTCCAAGAGACAGTTATTCATCGACCTCATAAGAAATCTGAATACTGGACTTGGATTTAATCAGGTGGTTATATGCGTGTTTCCAATATCaacatgtgtattttcttcGTAAGTggcaatgaaaaataaaaaggaattcTAATGTAGCCCTTTTCAAAAACAGCtccaaagtgctttataaagataaaacctTCATGCAAAAATTCTAAAATTTAAATCTGAAAGCTGCCATTTCAAGGTCATGAACATATCACACTGAATGTACTCATAATATGCAAATCAAGTGTTGAAATGAAGTAATTTCTTCTGTATTGATACCAGTTAGATTTTTCCAGTCAGTGGGGGGATTCCACTGCAGACAGTTATTTGTCAGTGTCAGTAATCTTTGTAGTGACACCTGGTTATAAATATCACAATCTCATGATCTCTAAACCTTGGGCCCAAATGTGGAAACTCTAGTACAAAAAGAAAGACGGGAATGTTCAAACAGTCATGTTTCGTGGAACGAcgaatttatttattgttttttccgTCCTTGAAACCCCCTAAAAAACCATGTGTCACACTTAAAGCTCTTTGTTTGCCCGCAAGGTCGTAACGATGACGTCAAGTGTTTCTGCTGCGATGGAGGCCTTCGGTGCTGGGAATCTGGAGATGATCCCTGGGTGGAGCATGCTAAATGGTTTCCTCGGTAGGTGCTGCTCTTTCAGTTATGTTGATTTGTTGATGCTGATTTAATCATTTTGTATCAGCATTATAAACTAGCGCCATCCAGCAGATATTTGAATAGTCTAAACACACGTGAAGAGGCTGGCTGACATGGATGTATTCCTGTGTCTCTGGTTCATTTCAGGTGTGAGTATTTACTCCAGGAGAAGGGACAAGAATTTGTTCACCAGATCCAGGCTCGCTTCCCTCGGCTGTTCGAGCAGGTGAGTCGACAGCAGGAAAGGTTTTCTCAGTTCAATCATTGGCCTAGAACAAGTTGCTTAAATATgtcctctgttttctcctcaagCTTTTAACAAATGGAGACAGCAGCTCCAGAGAATTTGTTGATCCACCTGGTGAGTATGAAGTTACATAAATCTGAGAATTTAGGCAAGAGGGTCTGTAGATTCTCTACATCATACTAAGAATCAGCTGAACTGTACCGTGCAACAACACCCGATGATAAAACTTTTCATTGATCTGGAGCcttaataaaatcaaatgataCATTATGAAGGATACAAAGGGTCCCAGAGTGAAATGTTATGTTTCAAATGTCAAAGCTGAGGAGTCAAATCCCCCGGTCTGAAgtgtctcctctttcttcctctcagtgTTCCACCTCGGTCCCGGAGAGGAGCGGTCTGAGGATGCCGTCATGATGAACACCCCAGTGATTAAGTCTGCATTAGAGATGGGCTTTGAGCGGAGTCTAGTCAAGCAAACAGTCCAGAGCAAGATCCTGACCAGCGGAGAGAACTACAGAACGGTCCAGGAGCTGGTGTTGGACCTGCTGAGTGCCGAGGACcagaagagggaagaggagcgCGAGATGCTGGCTGAGGCGATGGCATCAGGTACATGAAAATGGAGCAGACATTAATTCCAGTGTATCGGCTGTTCTCTGACCCTTGTGAAAGTGATCAACTATACATTATCattatgtctctctctgtttcagatGGTTTCACGTTTGTGAAGAGACACCAGGCAGCTTTGATCCAGCGTCTAAAGAGTGTCGAGCCTGTGTTGGAGCATTTGAGAGAACAAAATGTGTTATGTAAGCTCATCTCTTTTGTGGTTTAGTCTGAGATTGACATTTACACTGAGTTAAACGGTTGTCAGACGACTCTCCAGTCAGAACAACAGCAAAACAGGAGTTAGGAAGTAAGGTATTAATCCCGCCGTAGTAATTTAAGGACAGTATCCGGAGTTGAAACTATTTAATGAGTATATCAGTTTTCCCCCTAAATATACACTAATTTGGAGATAATGCAGATATATGATTCAACATTataatatttatgtatttaagaTCATTATTTGAGTCCTTATTTTAGCCCTTATCATGCAGCTGTAGCACTAAGAGTTGTGAAACCTTGATTAGGAGTAACTCTTCCCTGAtaacctgcagctgcagaggagtaCAGCAGCCTCCAGGCTCAGGCTACGCCCCAGCAGCAAACTGCCAGGCTGATCGAGCTCGTCCTCACCAAGGGCAACGCTGCGGCCGAAGTCTTCCGCAACTGGATCCAGAAAAACGATGTCCACCTGCTCAGAGATCTCATGGGTAATTTTTTACTCACATTGAAATAAGACGTTTTTCATGTTTTGGCCATGAAGGGTTGGGTTTGTGGATCAGCTTGTACAGAAACCATCAacatagatttttaaaaatgtaatcaaataacACAGCGATCAAACTGTAGCTCAGTGAACTCAAGCCCAGGTTGAAATCCACAGCACAAAAGTGTTCTGTCTtaaaagagaattaaaaaaggaTTAGTCTTTGTTTCCACTGAGTATAAACCAAAGCGTGAGCTAACTCCATGTTGTCTTTCACATTTTCAGCCCAGTCAAATGAAGCTGCGTCACCGAGCCAAGATCTTTCAGGTATGAAGAAACCCGAGCCTCAGAGAGAACGTCATGTCCTGTCAAAATGAATGTTGTGGGCTTGTTATCGTTCACTTTGTAACTCCTATTTGAAAGTCATGGGAAATTTCTAAATCTAAGTTTTCAGAAGAGTAATGCAGTATTTTCGCACACCTAAAGATCACATCTGCCAGTGACATCTTGAGCTTCCTGTAGATGTTTCGAAAAAGAGTCCCGGGAATTAAATCCTTGAATGGTTTGGTTAGGTGTTTAGATCTAATCTTTATCAaacattttgtgatgttttgttgatccagcACCCATCAAGATTTCCCATTTTAATGCAGTATTTTCTGCATAAATTGCAATTACATGTATTGTACATTTAAGGAATTTAATGTTGAGATTTACAGTGATGTCCTGTTAGGTCCAGACACGTCAGGTCATTTGATTTTATAGTTAATACTTGTGTTGCTGAGATTTTGTAGCTTTTACacaaatttcagtttttggGAACTAACAGGAATACAGATTAAGATggagacatttttctttcacttcacaGACCTTCCCATGGAGGAGCAGCTGCGGCGCCTGCAGGAGGAACGTACCTGCAAGGTGTGTATGGATAAAGAGGTCAACATCGTCTTCATCCCGTGTGGACATCTGGTGGTGTGCAAAGAGTGTGCACCGTCACTTAGAAAGTGCCCAATCTGCAGAGGTCTGGTTAAAGGCACTGTCCGAACCTTCCTTTCATAACcaggaggctgagctgtgttcCCTCAGTCTTGTTTCACAATGATGTGATTGAATGTAAAGcaatacaatatacatttttacctGCAAaggttttgctttttttcttctcatgtgACTTACCCATCCACCTTAAGAAATATTTAAGACTTTCTACATAtcattaaatctgttttttattgttaggGCTGGTTTATAAGAgatcaaaaacataaatatcacaATATGTAAACCATATGAAAAATCTCAAAGTAATCAAATGATTTATGTTTTGCTGTTGCTGCCATGAAGTAAACAATCAATGGTAAggcttaattttttttactttgtctgtcTGGTATAAATATCAATGAGATGGTCATTATGTATTTAGGGTCAAGCACAGGCAGCAACTACAGTGAGGGCACAGTCAATGTGAAGTGAATATAAATGATCACTGAAGTTGAACTTTCTGccatttgaatgttttattctccTCCTTGGCTTTGAAACATGTCTGACCGGGTCCTAAATCATGGTTTGACGCACCTGCTCCAAGTCTGCTTATTTTGACCTGAGAAGCtgaatcattttgtatttttcaacgAGGGAAAGCAAAGTCTCATACCCAAAACTGATGAGCAGTGATGACTACAAATAGTATTGCTATCAAACTGTATACCCTTCATTACTGTTAATAAGAAACATTAATATTCCATTGATATTCAAATttaacatttgtcattttctcagaCATTTGGTGATAAAGCAGCATTTACCCTGGGACTTCAGTTAATACTGACAGCACTAATATCGGTCAGTTGTGTTACCATGTAGTGAATGTAGGTACTTTTACCtatattaataaacataattCAAACCCTATATCGGTCAGTGAGCATGACTTCAGTTAATCTTGTGTGGTTAAAGGCTCTTTAAGTTGAACCCCGTTTGTACTGAAAGAAACAGCCACATTCATTGCATGTTATGTGAACATGCAAGGTAAGGCTTAGGATAAAAgttgtgtagaatttagtgacatctggtggtgaagttgcagCTGAATAAACCTCAaccttccccttccaaacatgaaagggAACCTGTGGAagtcttcagttgtcataaaaactcaaaggtgtttgtccagtctgggctacagtaaaaaacatggcggcctacATAGTGAGgattaaaagtatttaaatataaattagaaaacaattgtacaatttagatgaaacacaatagTGAAAACACCAGGATGagttttctccctttttttaacttaaaaatcTGTGTGCATACTGCCAGTCAACTTGATCAAAATTATGGTTATTcgcattaaaatatatattatataaacaaaacacttcaATGCCTGGTGCTGTTAATAATTTTAAATTAGTCATGATCACAAACCCAGAAAACTGTGATAAACCAACACTGACCAAGACCAGTGTTTACATGAATGTGAGCATGACTTACACAGTGGTAGTTATTAGAAATGTATGCTTTTGCCCAATACTTCTGGATTGATATTAGTTAGTGAGACAATTATACACATTTACTCGCAAGATGGAGACTACGTATttccaaaatatcaaactaGGAATTCACTTTATGCAGCTGGGATTTTTGAATGTTTAACTTGCAGTAGTTGCAAACGCATGGAAAACTCCAATTACAAATACACCAGGACAATAAATCAGGTTTAGTTTATACAAATTTATTCTTCCACAAGTCTCTTCAGCCACAGTTTAGATGATGCCaatctgtggaggaaaaaaagacaaattacacACTGTTCATAGACAGAGTAGAAGAGCTGCACCTGCATCATCTGGCATCAGTGGTTCCTTTGAATGCATCATTGACATTCAGATAAATTTAAGTTTACATCATGTGCACAGGATTGAATTTCTGAAAGCAACCATTTGGTTTAACttaaataaaactaacaatttgAAGACTCACCTTGTTTGCAACATCCAACGCATCGTAATCTGGTGCGAGACGGACGTAAGCCTTCTTCTCACCATCAGGCCTGGACACAGATCAGAAAATACAGGGAAGAAgatgaaacaatgaaaagacTGGTACGACAAATTTATTGCAAAGTTTATATTTACAATGTGAGAATAAAATCCTGTTCAAAGAATCTGGACTAAACCAAAGATGTAGTGCACAAAGTAATGCCATCAGTCCAGCAACTTAGTTTCCAACAACATAAAACCAGTCTTCAGCTCAGCCTGGGTGAAAATGTCTACCTGATGAGTGTGTTGACTTTGGCGACGTCGATGTCGTACAGCTTCTTGACAGCGTGTTTAATCTGGTGTTTGTTTGCCTTGACGTCCACGATGAACACAAGCGTGTTGTTGTCTTCAATCTTCTTCATGGCAGACTCTGTCGTCAAGGGGAACTTGATGATGGCATAGTGATCCAACCTGTagggaaaatatatatattgagtcaacaaaacacccTCAAGTCTTCTAAATATGCTACCTGGGTGCATCAGTGAGTTAAAAAGCTGGAATcatgttttttcattctttgATCGCTTTGAGCACCATGTTTAGCCCCCGTCCGCCCATTTGTTGGCAGCATACAGTCATTGTAACTCACTTGTTCCTGCGAGGTGCGCTCTTGCGAGGATACTTGGGCTGCCTGCGAAGACGCATGGTTTTGGGGCGACGGAAGGTGGGAGAAGTCctgatcttcttcttcctctggcTGTGGACGCCTTTGAGCACAGCCTTCTTGGCCTTCAGGGCCTTTGACTTGGCCTCAGTCTTGGCCGGGACAgctaaaacagagaaataacCATTTGTCAGTCAGCCGTTTGTGCTCCTACAGTTTGTCATAGGCCACAAAATAACATCTCCTTTGGCCTTAACCAAGTATATAGAATCACAAGATGCTACAAGCTTCACTTGTGCATGACATCTGCCTCAGTGTTGTAGAAGCAATCAATTACAATTCCAGAACAACGTACTATATCTTTAACTGTTATTTAACCAACAAATATACATCGATATAGATCAATATAATGATTAACAgctcactgcttcctgttttaaTACTGTGGCAGCATACAAACATATCGTAGCTACATGAACTTAATCACACCCTAAATAGTCATTTAGCCAGAAGCAGCACTACAACTTTTTAGCATTTAGCAGAATTACAGTCAACTATCACGTTAATGACTCACCTAGTGGCCATTAAAACACCTCAGCTAACATGATGAGTTAAGTTTTACTCTTCATATATAATCTTGCTCAGAGGGTTCACATGTGGGTTGTGACGTTTCACATGAGCAGCGACTTTTAGCATCGCCAGAACCACAGCTAACATGCTAAGTAGGCTATGACAAAATCTAGCACGACACCACACAATGGAGGTTAACT
The Hippoglossus stenolepis isolate QCI-W04-F060 chromosome 15, HSTE1.2, whole genome shotgun sequence DNA segment above includes these coding regions:
- the rpl23a gene encoding 60S ribosomal protein L23a, whose amino-acid sequence is MHYTAGNPVQSSFLNMAPKVKKEAVPAKTEAKSKALKAKKAVLKGVHSQRKKKIRTSPTFRRPKTMRLRRQPKYPRKSAPRRNKLDHYAIIKFPLTTESAMKKIEDNNTLVFIVDVKANKHQIKHAVKKLYDIDVAKVNTLIRPDGEKKAYVRLAPDYDALDVANKIGII
- the birc2 gene encoding baculoviral IAP repeat-containing protein 2 isoform X1; this translates as METLVQLKNNQFLMGLCRNGPPSDLQYDNSSELFRISTFARFPTSGVTERSLARAGWFYTGVGDRVQCFRCNVTADGWQAGDCPTERHRQLSPSCSFIQSLPSTANLLSSSHSAFSPLRIAPAIPLSGPGPAAPNPTVNQGEEPGGYLNMGFSAPPPSSPLSSRGVEDMSHQRPTCHNPGMRREQDRLDSFNSWTLSIITPTELAKAGFYYLGQGDKVACFSCGGQVLLSNWEPGDRAVSEHQRHYPNCRFVRGDRADDVSLAGAAGAASGAVTSQLSAGGPTLSNVSNPAMQQSEERRLTFVNWPSRIPVRPDQLAKAGFYYVGRNDDVKCFCCDGGLRCWESGDDPWVEHAKWFPRCEYLLQEKGQEFVHQIQARFPRLFEQLLTNGDSSSREFVDPPVFHLGPGEERSEDAVMMNTPVIKSALEMGFERSLVKQTVQSKILTSGENYRTVQELVLDLLSAEDQKREEEREMLAEAMASDGFTFVKRHQAALIQRLKSVEPVLEHLREQNVLSAEEYSSLQAQATPQQQTARLIELVLTKGNAAAEVFRNWIQKNDVHLLRDLMAQSNEAASPSQDLSDLPMEEQLRRLQEERTCKVCMDKEVNIVFIPCGHLVVCKECAPSLRKCPICRGLVKGTVRTFLS
- the birc2 gene encoding baculoviral IAP repeat-containing protein 2 isoform X2, with protein sequence METLVQLKNNQFLMGLCRNGPPSDLQYDNSSELFRISTFARFPTSGVTERSLARAGWFYTGVGDRVQCFRCNVTADGWQAGDCPTERHRQLSPSCSFIQSLPSTANLLSSSHSAFSPLRIAPAIPLSGPGPAAPNPTVNQGEEPGGYLNMGFSAPPPSSPLSSRGVEDMSHQRPTCHNPGMRREQDRLDSFNSWTLSIITPTELAKAGFYYLGQGDKVACFSCGGQLSNWEPGDRAVSEHQRHYPNCRFVRGDRADDVSLAGAAGAASGAVTSQLSAGGPTLSNVSNPAMQQSEERRLTFVNWPSRIPVRPDQLAKAGFYYVGRNDDVKCFCCDGGLRCWESGDDPWVEHAKWFPRCEYLLQEKGQEFVHQIQARFPRLFEQLLTNGDSSSREFVDPPVFHLGPGEERSEDAVMMNTPVIKSALEMGFERSLVKQTVQSKILTSGENYRTVQELVLDLLSAEDQKREEEREMLAEAMASDGFTFVKRHQAALIQRLKSVEPVLEHLREQNVLSAEEYSSLQAQATPQQQTARLIELVLTKGNAAAEVFRNWIQKNDVHLLRDLMAQSNEAASPSQDLSDLPMEEQLRRLQEERTCKVCMDKEVNIVFIPCGHLVVCKECAPSLRKCPICRGLVKGTVRTFLS